From Mycolicibacterium nivoides, a single genomic window includes:
- the eccB gene encoding type VII secretion protein EccB, whose translation MAEQQEPDQNATSGGSRWRGRGLGYATRVQVTAHQFNARRAVTALTRWYVGMESDQHRRQSMAHLAGATVVVVICLGALFWSFLRPAGSAGQSKIIADQNTNALYVRVGDTLRPVLNLASARLIAGSADNPVRVRNSEIESRPRGTLVGIPGAPDQLAVTSPPKSSWLVCDAVTKAFGAGAPEPVTVTVIDGQPDLSDRRRVLDPQDAVLLRYDDGVWLIRDGRRSKVDPAQRPVLLALGVSADNISSARPMSKALFDAIPVGSALSVPMIPKLGEPAGFPKAPGPVGTVVSTPQVGGDLTYSVVLANGMQTVSPVVAQILQNANGTGAGMPVLAGPALADLPVTDSLDVSAYPDQRLRLVDTEANPATCWWWQKTIGEGRAQTSLVSGPTVPIAADKVDRVVARAKPDPSGALADKVYFGPDAANYVASTGNDPAAATVETQWFISEWGARFGVPRDQETERALGFGTATIPAPWVVLKLLTLGPVLSKADAAVTHDILPTDQQPGELRQPK comes from the coding sequence GTGGCTGAGCAGCAAGAACCGGATCAGAACGCGACTTCAGGTGGGTCGCGGTGGCGGGGCCGCGGGCTGGGCTATGCAACTCGGGTGCAGGTGACCGCGCACCAGTTCAATGCGCGGCGTGCCGTCACGGCATTGACCCGCTGGTATGTCGGTATGGAGTCCGATCAGCATCGCAGGCAGTCGATGGCTCATCTGGCCGGTGCGACCGTCGTGGTGGTGATCTGCCTGGGTGCCTTGTTTTGGTCGTTTCTGCGGCCGGCGGGATCGGCGGGGCAGTCCAAGATCATTGCCGACCAGAACACGAACGCGCTGTATGTGCGGGTCGGCGACACCTTGCGTCCTGTTCTGAATCTGGCGTCGGCGCGGTTGATCGCGGGATCTGCGGACAACCCTGTGCGGGTCCGCAACAGTGAGATCGAGTCGCGGCCGCGGGGAACACTGGTGGGTATCCCCGGCGCACCGGACCAGCTGGCTGTGACCTCGCCGCCCAAATCGTCGTGGCTGGTGTGCGATGCGGTCACGAAGGCGTTCGGCGCCGGCGCCCCAGAGCCGGTGACGGTGACCGTGATTGACGGTCAGCCTGACCTATCTGACCGCCGGCGGGTGCTCGACCCGCAGGATGCGGTGCTGCTGCGCTATGACGACGGTGTGTGGCTGATCCGCGACGGCCGCCGCTCCAAGGTTGACCCGGCCCAGCGCCCAGTCCTGCTGGCGCTGGGGGTGAGCGCCGACAACATCTCCTCGGCGCGGCCGATGAGCAAAGCGTTGTTCGATGCGATCCCGGTCGGATCGGCTCTGTCGGTGCCGATGATTCCCAAACTCGGTGAGCCAGCGGGCTTTCCGAAGGCCCCGGGCCCGGTGGGAACGGTGGTGTCGACTCCGCAGGTCGGCGGTGACCTCACGTACTCGGTGGTGCTGGCCAACGGAATGCAGACCGTCTCGCCGGTGGTGGCGCAGATCTTGCAGAACGCGAACGGAACGGGCGCGGGGATGCCGGTCCTGGCCGGCCCCGCGCTCGCTGACCTTCCTGTCACCGACAGCTTGGATGTCTCGGCCTATCCGGATCAACGGTTGCGGCTGGTGGACACCGAGGCGAACCCGGCTACGTGTTGGTGGTGGCAGAAGACGATCGGGGAGGGCCGTGCGCAGACGTCGCTGGTGTCGGGCCCGACGGTGCCGATCGCGGCCGACAAAGTGGACAGGGTCGTGGCCAGAGCCAAGCCTGATCCGTCCGGCGCATTGGCCGACAAGGTGTACTTCGGGCCGGATGCGGCGAACTACGTGGCCTCCACGGGCAACGATCCCGCCGCGGCAACCGTGGAAACGCAGTGGTTCATCTCGGAGTGGGGTGCCCGTTTCGGGGTGCCCCGCGATCAGGAGACAGAGCGCGCGCTGGGATTTGGCACAGCGACCATCCCGGCTCCGTGGGTGGTTCTCAAGTTGTTGACGCTGGGCCCGGTGTTGTCGAAAGCGGATGCGGCGGTAACCCATGACATTTTGCCGACAGATCAGCAGCCAGGGGAATTGAGGCAGCCGAAGTGA
- a CDS encoding PLP-dependent cysteine synthase family protein: MSEPGCTASRPRPRRWVDNAVRLIEADSKRSADTHLLRYPLPAGWREEVDVALYLKDESTHITGSLKHRLARSLFLYGLCNGWIGEGTTIIEASSGSTAVSEAYFAALLGLPFIAVVPASTSGSKIALIEAQGGRCHFVAESSQVYAEAHRLAEETGGHYLDQFTNAERATDWRGNNNIAESIYEQMRLEPHPVPEWIVVGAGTGGTSATIGRYIRYRRHATQLCVVDPENSAFFPGYAQGRDDVVTGASSRIEGIGRPRVEPSFLPGVVDRMIAVPDSGSVAAAHHASRVLGRRVGPSTGTNLWGAFQLLAEMVAHGRSGSVVTLLADSGDRYADTYFDADWLSAQGLDTSESSEVLSEFERSGSWS; encoded by the coding sequence GTGAGCGAACCTGGCTGTACCGCGTCGCGCCCCCGGCCCCGCCGGTGGGTCGACAATGCGGTGCGGCTGATCGAGGCCGATTCCAAGCGCAGCGCCGACACCCATCTGCTGCGTTATCCGCTGCCCGCCGGGTGGCGCGAGGAAGTGGATGTCGCGCTGTATCTCAAGGACGAGTCCACCCACATCACCGGCAGCCTCAAGCACCGGCTGGCCCGTTCCCTGTTCCTGTACGGGTTGTGCAACGGCTGGATCGGTGAGGGCACCACGATCATCGAGGCGTCCTCGGGGTCGACGGCGGTGTCCGAGGCCTACTTCGCGGCGCTGCTCGGTCTGCCGTTCATCGCGGTGGTGCCCGCCTCGACCAGCGGATCGAAGATCGCGCTGATCGAAGCCCAGGGTGGCCGTTGCCATTTCGTCGCCGAGTCGTCGCAGGTGTATGCCGAGGCGCACAGGTTGGCCGAGGAGACCGGCGGGCATTACCTGGACCAGTTCACCAACGCCGAGCGGGCCACGGACTGGCGCGGCAACAACAACATCGCCGAGTCGATCTATGAGCAGATGCGCCTGGAACCGCATCCGGTCCCGGAGTGGATCGTGGTGGGGGCAGGCACCGGCGGCACCAGCGCGACGATCGGCCGCTACATCCGCTACCGCAGGCATGCCACGCAGCTGTGTGTCGTCGACCCGGAGAATTCGGCGTTCTTCCCCGGCTACGCACAGGGCCGCGACGACGTCGTCACTGGTGCGTCCTCACGTATCGAGGGCATCGGCAGGCCGCGGGTGGAGCCGTCGTTTCTGCCCGGGGTCGTCGATCGCATGATCGCCGTGCCCGACAGCGGGTCGGTGGCCGCGGCACACCACGCGAGCCGGGTGCTGGGTCGCCGGGTCGGGCCGTCGACGGGAACCAATCTTTGGGGCGCGTTCCAGCTGCTGGCCGAGATGGTCGCGCACGGCCGCAGCGGGTCGGTGGTGACCCTGCTGGCCGACAGCGGCGACCGCTACGCGGACACCTACTTCGATGCGGACTGGCTCAGCGCCCAGGGGCTGGACACCTCGGAGTCCTCCGAGGTGCTCTCGGAGTTCGAGCGGTCGGGCAGCTGGTCCTGA
- a CDS encoding ClbS/DfsB family four-helix bundle protein, translating to MAVPASKGELLSAIEKTFTQLSGDLDRVPPEAAREPVLEGHVKSTMMSPADLVAYLIGWNQQVLTWHRCRAAGLPDQLPAPGIKWNELGLLAQRYYAEHQNDSWDSLRTQLVDAKNRIVTLIQSYSNDDLYGEPWYGKWTMGRMISFNTSSPYTNARGRIRAWLATL from the coding sequence ATGGCTGTTCCCGCCTCCAAAGGCGAGCTCCTCTCCGCGATCGAGAAGACCTTCACACAGCTCAGCGGCGACCTCGACCGAGTTCCACCCGAGGCCGCCCGAGAGCCTGTCCTAGAGGGGCACGTCAAGAGCACCATGATGAGTCCCGCGGACTTGGTGGCTTATTTGATCGGCTGGAATCAGCAAGTCCTCACCTGGCATCGTTGCCGCGCTGCGGGATTGCCCGACCAGCTCCCCGCCCCCGGAATCAAATGGAACGAACTCGGACTGCTCGCCCAGCGCTACTACGCCGAACACCAAAATGACAGCTGGGACAGCCTGCGCACTCAACTCGTTGACGCGAAGAACCGGATCGTCACGCTGATTCAGAGCTACTCCAACGACGATCTCTACGGCGAACCCTGGTATGGCAAATGGACCATGGGCCGCATGATCTCGTTCAACACCTCATCGCCGTACACCAATGCCCGCGGCCGCATCAGAGCCTGGCTCGCCACCCTCTGA
- a CDS encoding cytoplasmic protein produces the protein MSDVDDAHRHSSRNSALLADSAGCGCFYCLAIYPPSEIADWTDGGRTALCPRCGIDSVIADRSGYPVTRQFLEQMHARWF, from the coding sequence ATGAGTGACGTTGACGACGCTCACCGGCACAGCAGCCGCAACAGTGCGTTACTCGCCGATTCGGCCGGGTGTGGATGCTTCTACTGCCTGGCTATCTATCCGCCCAGTGAGATTGCCGACTGGACCGACGGTGGCCGGACGGCCCTGTGTCCCCGATGCGGAATCGACAGCGTTATCGCCGACCGCTCGGGGTATCCGGTGACCCGGCAGTTCCTGGAACAGATGCACGCCCGCTGGTTCTGA
- a CDS encoding C40 family peptidase, which translates to MNVGMLVAAGTVGSTEVVTGVTGARCGGGSAISRMAARMTPARRALSSLSSLGRGQNGHRGASGAEQQVNALFGQGRAPNGTIERAIAFAKAQLGEPYRLGANGPDVWDCSSLVQKAYASAGVSLPRTTYEQIGVGMPVSRSDIRAGDIILQNFSAPGVPEHVALAVSPTMQIEAPNSREVVKYSPIPSGPIVVKRVA; encoded by the coding sequence GTGAACGTCGGGATGCTCGTCGCGGCAGGCACGGTCGGCTCGACAGAAGTGGTCACCGGCGTGACCGGCGCGCGCTGCGGCGGCGGGTCGGCGATCAGCAGGATGGCCGCGAGGATGACGCCTGCCAGAAGAGCCTTGAGCTCCTTGTCCTCACTCGGCCGCGGCCAGAATGGTCACCGCGGCGCATCCGGTGCCGAACAGCAGGTCAATGCACTGTTCGGCCAGGGTCGCGCGCCCAACGGGACCATCGAGCGAGCCATTGCGTTCGCCAAAGCTCAGCTGGGTGAGCCGTATCGTCTGGGCGCGAATGGTCCTGATGTCTGGGACTGCTCGTCGTTGGTCCAAAAGGCCTATGCGAGTGCGGGGGTTTCGTTGCCGCGCACGACATATGAGCAGATTGGTGTTGGTATGCCGGTGTCGCGCAGCGATATACGAGCCGGGGACATCATCCTGCAGAATTTCTCGGCGCCCGGCGTTCCTGAGCATGTGGCGCTGGCCGTATCGCCGACGATGCAGATTGAAGCGCCGAATTCGCGCGAGGTAGTGAAGTACTCGCCGATACCCTCGGGCCCCATCGTGGTCAAGCGGGTCGCCTGA
- a CDS encoding metallophosphoesterase, whose product MSVKKAAAVTAGSLVAGIGYASLIERNAFVLREATMPVLAPGSSPLRVLHLSDLHMRPNQRRKQAWLRDLARLEPDLVVNTGDNLAHPKAVPAVVQSLSDLLSAPGLFVFGSNDYFAPRLKNPLNYVTNPQHRTHGEPLPWQDLRAAFTERGWLDMTHIRRDIEVAGLHISVAGVDDPHLKRDRYDTIAGRANGAANLTLGLTHSPEPRVLDRFAADGYQLVLAGHTHGGQLCLPFYGAIVTNCELDRSRAKGASKWGSHMQLHVSAGIGTSPFAPVRFCCRPEATLLTLVAAPTGGGHVGIRAGQSSPTVSAR is encoded by the coding sequence ATGTCAGTGAAGAAGGCAGCTGCCGTCACCGCCGGTTCGTTGGTTGCCGGGATCGGCTATGCGTCCCTCATCGAGCGCAATGCGTTCGTGCTGCGGGAAGCGACCATGCCGGTACTGGCCCCGGGCTCGTCGCCCCTGCGCGTGCTGCATCTCTCCGATCTCCACATGCGTCCCAACCAGCGCCGCAAGCAGGCCTGGCTGCGTGATCTGGCTCGCCTTGAGCCCGACCTGGTGGTCAACACCGGCGACAATCTGGCCCACCCGAAGGCCGTGCCTGCCGTCGTGCAGTCATTGAGTGACCTGCTTTCGGCACCCGGCCTGTTCGTGTTCGGCAGCAACGACTATTTCGCGCCGCGGCTGAAGAACCCGCTGAACTACGTCACCAACCCGCAGCACCGGACGCACGGTGAGCCGCTGCCGTGGCAAGACCTGCGCGCGGCCTTCACCGAGCGTGGCTGGCTCGACATGACCCACATCCGCCGCGACATCGAGGTGGCCGGGCTGCACATCTCGGTGGCCGGCGTCGACGATCCGCATCTCAAGCGCGACCGTTACGACACCATCGCCGGCCGGGCCAACGGAGCGGCCAACCTGACACTCGGCCTCACCCACTCCCCCGAACCTCGGGTGCTGGACCGCTTCGCGGCCGACGGCTATCAGCTGGTGCTGGCCGGGCATACCCACGGCGGGCAGCTGTGCCTGCCGTTCTACGGGGCCATCGTCACCAACTGCGAGCTGGACCGGTCCCGGGCCAAGGGCGCCTCGAAGTGGGGATCGCACATGCAGCTGCATGTGTCGGCGGGCATCGGCACGTCGCCGTTCGCGCCCGTGCGGTTCTGCTGCCGCCCCGAGGCCACTCTGCTGACGCTGGTCGCGGCGCCGACCGGAGGCGGGCACGTCGGGATCAGGGCCGGGCAATCCAGCCCGACCGTCTCGGCCCGGTGA